The Sphaerochaeta globosa str. Buddy region ACGCCACAGTCCGCCGAGCGGGTGTGCCGATTCTTGACGATGTTTCCTTCCTGGTGAAACGCAACGAGCATGTTGCAATCATCGGCCCCAACGGAGCCGGTAAAAGCACCCTGGTGCAACTGCTGAGTGAAGAGATTCATCCGCTGTACTCTCCTCTGACGAAACGAATCCTCTTCGGCAAGGCCAAGTGGGATGTGTTGAGCCTTCGCAGCCACCTGGGTATCGTCTCCCAAGGCTTGCAATACCTGTGCAACTCCAGTTACAAAGGTTGGGAAATTGTCATATCGGGCTTCTTCAGTTCAATCGGCCTCGATTTCCACCATCACTATACAGAACAACATCAGCGAAAAATGGAGGAAGTCATGCACCGCTATGATGCCTGGCACCTCCGGGACAAGCAAATGAACCGCATGTCCAGCGGGGAAGCCAGAAGAATTCTCCTTGCCCGTGCAAATGTGCACGACCCCCAGGTCATGCTGCTCGATGAAGCAGTCTCCAATCTCGATTTCCCCAGCCGGCTTCAGTATCGCGGAACTCTCGAGCAGCTGGACAAGGAGGGGAAAACCATCATTCTCGCCACCCATGAACTGAGTGAGATCATACCCGCCATCAATCGTATTGTGGTTATGCAGAACGGCAGGATAGTCGCAGATGGACCAAAAAAGGATATTCTCAACGAGAGATTACTCTCTGAAGTATATGGCAATAGGGTGTTCATCGATGAACGGGAAGGTCTGTACAGCGCCTGGTGCTGATGCATTTTTTCCACGAACCAGCCTTTGTGTAGTATTATTGGAGTAAGAACAAAACAAGCGAGGTCACCACATGAAGCGTTGTTCCATCATCATTCACAGTGTAAGCGGCAACTGCTACATCATTGGCTCCTATCTCAAGGAACTGCTGGCCGCACGAAATGTCGATGCCAGGCTGTACCGGGTAGAAGACCCTGATTTGCACATTTGGGCAAACACCCAAGAGACAACCAATGATTTCTATGAAGATATACTAGCCCTGCCCATCGTCAGTACCGGTACCCTGACCAAAAGCGATATGGTAATTTTAGGCAGTCCCACCCGGTTCGGAAACATCTCAGCCGAGATGAAGACATTCCTGGACACAACGCTCCCGCTGAGCAAGGACAAGAGTCTGGAAACCAAGTTTTTTGCCTGCTTCACCAGTTGCTCGAACTCCACTTGCGAAGGGGCGCATACACTGACAGCCATGATCTATTGGGCTCAATCGATGGGTATGTTGCACATACCGTTCGGAGTCCACGATGAATTGGATTTCAGTGAGCAACCGGTCAGCGGCATCGTACACCTTGCCGGCAAGGAAGGAGCCATTCGTCCCAGTGATCGCCTGGGCAGGGAGATGGAGATCTATGCCGATCTCTTGAGCGCCTACATCCAAGAATAACCGTGAAGGCACGTAGGGGAAGTGCTGAATGCACTTCCCTTACTTTTTAGAGAAGAAGTGTTTCACCCGTTTAAGCCAACGTTCCGCACGTCCCTTGCCGTAGCGGATCTTGTAGTCGGAGGTAGCACTCTCGATGCTCACTTCCTCGCTTCCGCTCATATGCTTCAGGTTGTCCCAGTGCCTCACGATCCACATATAAAGATCGGCCTCAGTATTCCCGGGGAAGGAGGCAAGCAGTTTCTCCCTGCGCACTTCCTCGATGATCGGCTGGTACACGTTCTCATACCATGAGACGGCACCTTCCTCAAAGCTCAACTCTTCACTCTTTCCCTCATTCAGATAGTACTTATGCACCAGAATATGGTTCACCATCTCAGGATAGGAACCGGGGGAAGTGAATTCGATTTGTTCCATGGGCAGGTATGTCGGGTCGTACTGCTCTAAGAATCGCTTGCGTTCATAATCGATGACACGCTTACGCAATTGCTTCATCGTGAGTCCCGCTTCAAGAGGAATCTGGCTATCAAGCTGAACGACTTCGGCATCGATGAACTCAACGCCCTGGGTCTTGGCCACCGAGACACGATGGTTCCCATCCCGTACAAAGTACCACTGCCCAAGCTTGTACACCGATATCGGAGGAAGGTTCACATACTCCTTGACCGCCCTATCGATGCTTCTCCAGCGGGAACGCAGCAACTCTTTCTTCGGATAGAAAGCCAACGAGAAATCCTGATATCGGCCTTCACTGCCGATAATCTGCTTGACCGGAATGGTTCTCATTCCCAGGTACGTTTCATTACGTGGTTTGATCAACTCGGTGACTGCATAAAAACTCAACAAATCGGAGTTCTTCCACGCAAGGCCGCTGAGCAGAGATTGAATTCGGCCACGGCTGCGGGCCTTTTCAAAATCCTCATTTGTCTGGGAAAGCAAATCTGTCCCAATTCTACCCATTCTTGCTCCCCTTCCCCAACTTTGGGTCCTGCAGTATATAACTTTGGAAAATATTTATCACCTGTGTTTGTTTGTACACATGGTGACGGTTTGCATTCATGTCCTGCAAATGGATGTGCCCATGCAACAGATACCGGGGTTTGAACCACTGCATGAATGTCAAAAAGGTAGAGAAACCCTGATGACAGCGGTCGGTGTCATCCCCAAGCCCCAACGGTGCAGCATGGGTGAGCAGAATATCCACATATCGCCCATGAAGGATGCGATTGAACAGAAGACGGGGAACCATCTTGAGCATCCTGAGAAACATCTCCCGTTCGGTGAATTGGTGTTTGCCCTTGTTGTAACGCATCGCCCCGCCGAGGCCTGCAACAATGAGGTCCTGCTTTCGGTAATACAGCACCTTCCCATCGACAAAATCTCCGCCAAAGCTGGGAAGCACTTGCATAGTGCTGTCGGTATATCCGTATTGCATGATAGGCTGGGCATTCGAGGTAAACTGATGCAAGAAATCCAGATTATGATTGCCGAACACAAAAAAAAGCGGCTTGTTCAGGCTGGAAATGATATACTCATAATATTTCAGCGGTAAATCGCCGGCTGCGATGATTGCATCGA contains the following coding sequences:
- a CDS encoding ABC transporter ATP-binding protein; this translates as MDECIIQLEHATVRRAGVPILDDVSFLVKRNEHVAIIGPNGAGKSTLVQLLSEEIHPLYSPLTKRILFGKAKWDVLSLRSHLGIVSQGLQYLCNSSYKGWEIVISGFFSSIGLDFHHHYTEQHQRKMEEVMHRYDAWHLRDKQMNRMSSGEARRILLARANVHDPQVMLLDEAVSNLDFPSRLQYRGTLEQLDKEGKTIILATHELSEIIPAINRIVVMQNGRIVADGPKKDILNERLLSEVYGNRVFIDEREGLYSAWC
- a CDS encoding metallophosphoesterase produces the protein MKILCIADETDPLVYSKNIASRYADVDAIIAAGDLPLKYYEYIISSLNKPLFFVFGNHNLDFLHQFTSNAQPIMQYGYTDSTMQVLPSFGGDFVDGKVLYYRKQDLIVAGLGGAMRYNKGKHQFTEREMFLRMLKMVPRLLFNRILHGRYVDILLTHAAPLGLGDDTDRCHQGFSTFLTFMQWFKPRYLLHGHIHLQDMNANRHHVYKQTQVINIFQSYILQDPKLGKGSKNG
- a CDS encoding flavodoxin family protein — its product is MKRCSIIIHSVSGNCYIIGSYLKELLAARNVDARLYRVEDPDLHIWANTQETTNDFYEDILALPIVSTGTLTKSDMVILGSPTRFGNISAEMKTFLDTTLPLSKDKSLETKFFACFTSCSNSTCEGAHTLTAMIYWAQSMGMLHIPFGVHDELDFSEQPVSGIVHLAGKEGAIRPSDRLGREMEIYADLLSAYIQE